From a single Bacteroidota bacterium genomic region:
- a CDS encoding SDR family oxidoreductase translates to MSEQRKKRTLITGGAGFLGSHLCDRFLAEGHEVIAMDNLITGNTDNIAHLMGNPDFRFIKHDVTNYIYIDGPLDYILHFASPASPIDYLKIPIQTLKVGSLGTHNALGLAKAKKARFLIASTSEVYGDPLIHPQTEDYWGNVNPVGFRGCYDEAKRFAEAITMAYHRYHAVETRIIRIFNTYGPRMRLDDGRALPAFVGQALRGEDLTVFGDGSQTRSFCYVADLVDGIYRLLMSDETEPVNIGNPDEITILQFAEEVLKLTGSKSKIVYKPLPQDDPKVRQPDITKAKAKLGWQPKVGRSEGLKITLDYFKKQVVPR, encoded by the coding sequence ATGTCTGAGCAACGGAAAAAAAGAACCCTCATTACCGGTGGTGCCGGATTTCTTGGCAGTCACCTGTGTGACCGGTTTCTGGCCGAAGGTCATGAAGTCATTGCCATGGACAACCTGATCACCGGCAATACCGATAATATCGCCCATCTCATGGGAAATCCGGATTTCCGGTTTATTAAGCATGATGTTACCAACTATATATATATCGATGGTCCGCTCGATTATATCCTGCATTTTGCGTCACCAGCCAGCCCGATTGACTATCTGAAAATTCCCATTCAGACCCTGAAAGTCGGCAGTCTTGGCACACACAATGCCCTTGGGTTGGCGAAGGCTAAAAAAGCCCGTTTTCTCATTGCTTCCACTTCAGAAGTGTATGGTGATCCGCTTATTCACCCGCAGACCGAAGATTATTGGGGAAATGTTAATCCCGTCGGATTCCGTGGCTGCTACGATGAAGCCAAGCGCTTTGCCGAAGCCATCACCATGGCTTACCACCGGTATCATGCGGTTGAAACCCGTATTATCCGCATATTCAACACCTATGGTCCCCGCATGCGGCTGGATGACGGCCGTGCATTGCCGGCGTTTGTGGGACAGGCCCTTCGTGGTGAAGACCTGACTGTATTTGGTGATGGATCGCAGACCCGCAGTTTCTGTTATGTGGCCGATCTGGTCGATGGCATTTACCGGTTGCTCATGTCTGATGAAACCGAACCGGTTAACATCGGAAATCCCGATGAAATCACCATCCTCCAGTTTGCCGAGGAAGTACTGAAGCTGACAGGCAGCAAAAGTAAAATCGTATACAAACCACTGCCTCAGGATGACCCCAAGGTGCGTCAGCCCGATATCACCAAGGCAAAAGCGAAACTGGGATGGCAGCCGAAAGTGGGTCGCAGCGAAGGTCTCAAAATCACCCTCGACTATTTCAAGAAGCAGGTCGTTCCCCGCTGA
- the dusB gene encoding tRNA dihydrouridine synthase DusB — translation MNLKIGNLSIDHAVVLAPMEDVTDLPFRQICREHGADIVYTEFVPSEAIIRHIAKSTRKMDISEEERPVAIQIFGNQVEVMVEAARHAEALKPDFLDINYGCPAKKVAGRGAGSGLLCVPDLMTDITRAIVSALKIPVTAKTRIGWDASSISILDTVARMEQCGISALTIHGRTRAQMFDGRADWEWIGKAKKAAGIPIIGNGDISNPEYALEVLNRSGVDGLMIGRGAYGNPWIFQRTKTFIQTGVMPPEPELEEKVLVMLRHLKYAIDYKGNHGLVTFRKHYHNYLKGFRDAARLRGKLVMMTSFDAISSEVHSFIGNHNLIGSDR, via the coding sequence ATGAATCTGAAAATCGGTAATCTGTCAATTGATCATGCAGTGGTACTGGCTCCCATGGAAGATGTCACCGATCTGCCATTCCGCCAGATCTGCCGTGAACACGGTGCGGATATCGTCTACACCGAGTTTGTTCCCTCAGAGGCCATTATCCGCCATATTGCAAAATCCACCCGCAAAATGGACATCTCAGAGGAGGAACGCCCGGTAGCCATCCAGATTTTTGGTAACCAGGTCGAGGTCATGGTCGAAGCAGCACGGCATGCTGAGGCCCTGAAACCCGATTTTCTCGACATCAACTATGGCTGCCCGGCCAAGAAAGTCGCGGGAAGAGGGGCGGGTAGTGGTCTGCTTTGTGTGCCTGATCTGATGACCGATATAACCCGGGCCATTGTTTCGGCCCTGAAGATACCTGTGACCGCCAAAACCCGCATTGGCTGGGACGCTTCATCTATCAGCATTCTCGATACCGTTGCCCGGATGGAACAATGTGGTATCTCTGCCCTCACCATTCATGGCCGGACCCGTGCACAGATGTTTGACGGACGTGCCGACTGGGAGTGGATCGGAAAAGCCAAAAAGGCGGCCGGTATCCCCATCATCGGAAACGGGGATATCTCCAACCCTGAATATGCACTTGAAGTACTCAACCGATCGGGTGTGGATGGCCTGATGATCGGGCGTGGTGCTTACGGAAATCCCTGGATTTTCCAGCGAACAAAAACTTTTATCCAAACCGGCGTGATGCCTCCCGAGCCTGAACTGGAAGAGAAAGTCCTGGTTATGCTTAGGCACCTGAAATATGCCATTGATTATAAAGGCAACCATGGATTGGTGACCTTCAGGAAGCATTATCACAATTACCTGAAAGGATTCCGTGATGCAGCCAGGCTTCGCGGAAAACTGGTGATGATGACCTCCTTCGATGCCATTTCATCTGAAGTCCATTCGTTTATCGGAAATCACAATCTGATCGGGTCGGATCGTTGA
- a CDS encoding UDP-glucose/GDP-mannose dehydrogenase family protein — MKIAVVGTGYVGLVTGTCLAETGNQVVCVDIDEKKVARLKNKEIPIFEPGLEILFARNIKENRLTFTTKLEEGFLSSDILFLALPTPQDEDGSADLKYILGVAGDIGKLYAKHRDAGYKIIIDKSTVPVGTAEKVRAEILKYSNGYTDFDVVSNPEFLREGYAVEDFMKPDRVVIGVSSEKARKVMNDLYQPFVMQGNPIYMMDERSAELTKYAANAFLALKISFMNEMANLCEKVGANVDQVRIGIGSDSRIGKRFLFPGIGYGGSCFPKDVSALNKTSEDYKYNFRILKSVMEVNVIQKSILVDRLSDFFKGNLKGKTIGVWGLAFKPNTDDIREAPALEIIQKLLAAGAKVQVYDPEAMGNVKARFGDKLIYSDSNYGAIQDADALLVATEWSEFRRPDFGVMKRLMKQAVIFDGRNIYDPQSMKEQGFEYFSIGRPAHV; from the coding sequence ATGAAAATCGCCGTAGTGGGTACCGGATATGTGGGTCTGGTTACCGGAACCTGTCTTGCCGAGACAGGAAATCAGGTTGTGTGTGTCGATATCGATGAGAAAAAAGTAGCCAGGCTGAAGAACAAGGAAATCCCCATTTTCGAACCTGGTCTCGAAATTCTTTTCGCCAGAAATATCAAAGAAAACCGCCTCACTTTCACTACCAAACTCGAAGAAGGATTCCTGTCCTCCGATATCCTGTTCCTGGCACTTCCGACTCCGCAGGATGAAGATGGTTCAGCCGACCTGAAGTATATCCTCGGTGTGGCAGGTGATATCGGAAAGCTGTATGCCAAACATCGGGATGCTGGTTATAAAATCATCATCGACAAATCGACGGTTCCGGTTGGGACGGCCGAAAAGGTACGTGCCGAAATTCTGAAATATTCGAATGGCTACACCGATTTTGATGTGGTAAGTAACCCCGAGTTTCTGCGCGAAGGGTATGCTGTTGAGGATTTCATGAAACCGGATCGCGTGGTGATCGGGGTGTCATCTGAAAAAGCCCGCAAGGTGATGAATGATCTGTATCAGCCTTTTGTCATGCAGGGAAATCCGATTTACATGATGGATGAACGCTCTGCTGAACTGACAAAGTATGCGGCAAACGCCTTCCTTGCTCTCAAAATTTCTTTCATGAATGAAATGGCCAACCTGTGTGAAAAGGTGGGAGCCAATGTTGATCAGGTCCGTATTGGAATCGGATCTGATTCCCGTATCGGTAAACGGTTTTTGTTCCCCGGAATCGGCTATGGCGGATCGTGTTTCCCCAAAGATGTCTCTGCCCTGAACAAGACATCGGAAGATTATAAATACAATTTCCGGATTCTGAAATCGGTCATGGAAGTCAATGTGATTCAGAAATCCATTCTGGTTGATCGCCTCAGCGACTTTTTTAAAGGAAACCTCAAAGGGAAAACCATCGGTGTCTGGGGATTGGCATTTAAGCCGAATACCGATGATATCCGTGAAGCTCCCGCACTTGAAATCATTCAGAAACTGCTGGCTGCCGGTGCAAAAGTTCAGGTTTACGATCCCGAAGCCATGGGCAATGTAAAAGCCAGGTTTGGTGACAAACTGATCTATTCCGACAGCAATTATGGAGCCATTCAGGATGCTGATGCCCTGTTGGTAGCCACTGAATGGAGTGAATTCCGCCGTCCGGATTTCGGTGTGATGAAACGCCTGATGAAACAGGCAGTCATTTTTGACGGCCGTAACATTTATGATCCCCAATCCATGAAGGAACAGGGATTCGAGTACTTCTCAATCGGGAGACCTGCGCATGTCTGA
- a CDS encoding oligosaccharide repeat unit polymerase: MEITFSIIFFLIVVLVSRLIFNQILNPLSTFSLIWAVVILTNLIGLIHYHNMLFETWVIIYSSTLFLVFGSIIGKIVIERSTNLRKQTTGYSLDRNTLLFYIFFLGIIGLFSAYLQWNQLFQRYGTISNIFLHGGEIYKLRVTGELVEVIPYIGSISLGGVFLSALYLAKFKKINIILLFPIIAVILRDMAAFGRVNILISIAFFATTLFVSYKKQLKDKGFILKSSLIAILILVLGIASTSLTRTFRAPTEDYKGADKSLVQTKESIIISPSVYFYLSSQVSVLNETIRYDSEKVQYPGEYSFNFIYSLLAKLSLVNPPTFYQPGYNTPYWSNTGTYLRDLYCDFGVLGIILGPLMLGFMVTYMWFYVKVNENEISVFLLSYFWNIIIMSFLIMNTRSAFVTISLFVIIGITLVHRSINARRYYANEK; the protein is encoded by the coding sequence ATGGAAATAACATTTTCGATAATATTCTTTCTGATTGTGGTATTGGTATCTAGATTAATATTTAATCAGATATTAAATCCTCTCTCAACATTTTCATTGATTTGGGCTGTTGTTATTCTAACTAATCTCATAGGGTTAATACACTATCACAACATGCTTTTTGAGACTTGGGTAATTATTTATTCAAGTACACTGTTTCTAGTATTTGGATCGATTATTGGTAAAATAGTAATTGAACGAAGTACAAATCTTAGAAAACAAACAACTGGGTATTCATTAGACAGAAATACGTTACTATTTTATATTTTCTTTCTTGGTATAATTGGATTATTCTCTGCATACCTACAATGGAATCAATTGTTTCAAAGATATGGTACGATTTCAAATATCTTCCTTCATGGGGGTGAAATATATAAACTTAGAGTGACCGGAGAGTTGGTAGAAGTGATCCCTTATATTGGAAGTATAAGTCTTGGGGGTGTATTTCTTTCTGCCTTATATTTAGCCAAATTCAAAAAAATAAATATAATACTGCTTTTTCCAATTATCGCTGTTATTCTTAGAGATATGGCTGCATTTGGTAGAGTAAACATTCTTATTTCGATTGCGTTTTTTGCGACAACTTTATTTGTTTCATATAAAAAACAGTTAAAGGATAAAGGGTTTATTTTAAAATCATCCCTTATTGCTATACTCATACTAGTCCTCGGAATTGCTTCTACCTCTCTTACAAGAACTTTTCGAGCTCCTACCGAAGATTATAAAGGCGCAGATAAAAGCCTTGTTCAAACAAAGGAATCAATCATTATCTCCCCCTCAGTTTATTTTTATCTATCCAGTCAAGTATCTGTATTAAATGAAACCATTAGATATGACAGCGAAAAAGTACAGTATCCTGGTGAATACAGTTTTAATTTTATCTATAGTCTACTTGCAAAGCTTTCATTGGTGAATCCACCTACATTTTATCAACCAGGCTATAATACACCTTATTGGTCAAATACTGGGACATACCTTCGGGACCTTTATTGCGATTTCGGTGTACTTGGAATAATATTGGGTCCACTTATGTTGGGTTTCATGGTGACCTATATGTGGTTTTATGTTAAAGTAAATGAAAACGAAATATCTGTATTTCTTCTTTCATATTTTTGGAATATAATAATCATGTCGTTTTTGATAATGAATACAAGGAGTGCCTTTGTTACAATTTCATTATTCGTAATTATAGGTATTACTTTGGTACATCGCAGTATCAATGCCAGAAGGTATTATGCTAATGAAAAATGA
- the rfbB gene encoding dTDP-glucose 4,6-dehydratase: MNILITGGAGFIGSNFIHQILRKQTGVTLVNFDKLTYAGNPENLTSVEKHPNYRFVKGDITKQDEVDAAIESHKIEAIIHFAAESHVDRSISGPKVFTDTNIIGTQTLLEAARKFNLKRYLQVSTDEVYGSLGATGKFMETTPLAPNSPYSASKAAADMLVRAYVHTYNLPAVVTRCSNNYGPYQFPEKLIPLMIINTMNNKPLPVYGDGMNVRDWIHVDDHNSGVWTVFEKGTVGEVYNLGGEAEKPNIEIVKLVLKHLGKDESMITYVKDRPGHDRRYAMDISYIGKTLGWKPEVTFEDGLRSTIDWYVNNQSWWSRIISGEYLSYYQSNYGNR; this comes from the coding sequence ATGAATATCCTCATCACTGGTGGCGCCGGCTTCATCGGCTCCAATTTTATCCATCAGATTCTCCGTAAACAAACAGGTGTTACCCTGGTCAATTTTGATAAACTGACCTATGCAGGTAACCCTGAAAACCTCACATCGGTTGAAAAACACCCGAACTACCGGTTTGTGAAAGGGGATATTACCAAACAGGATGAAGTGGATGCTGCCATCGAATCGCACAAAATCGAGGCTATTATTCACTTTGCGGCCGAATCTCATGTGGACCGGTCCATTTCCGGCCCGAAGGTATTCACCGATACCAATATTATCGGAACTCAGACGTTGCTTGAGGCAGCCCGCAAATTCAATCTGAAACGTTACCTGCAGGTATCAACCGATGAGGTGTATGGGTCATTGGGAGCAACCGGTAAGTTCATGGAAACCACGCCGCTGGCACCCAATTCGCCCTATTCAGCCTCAAAAGCAGCCGCTGATATGCTGGTCAGGGCTTACGTTCATACCTACAACCTTCCTGCCGTGGTGACCCGTTGCTCGAACAATTACGGTCCTTATCAGTTCCCCGAAAAACTGATTCCTCTCATGATCATTAACACAATGAATAACAAACCACTCCCTGTCTATGGCGATGGAATGAATGTCCGGGACTGGATCCATGTGGATGATCACAACTCGGGCGTCTGGACCGTTTTCGAAAAAGGCACGGTTGGTGAGGTATATAATCTTGGTGGAGAAGCCGAAAAACCTAATATTGAAATCGTGAAACTGGTCCTGAAACATCTGGGTAAAGATGAAAGCATGATCACTTACGTGAAGGACCGTCCTGGTCACGACCGCCGGTACGCCATGGATATCAGCTATATCGGAAAAACACTTGGATGGAAACCTGAGGTCACTTTCGAAGACGGCCTGCGCTCTACGATTGACTGGTATGTGAATAACCAATCCTGGTGGTCCCGTATTATCAGTGGTGAGTACCTGTCCTACTACCAGTCGAACTACGGCAACCGTTGA
- a CDS encoding oligosaccharide flippase family protein yields the protein MISKFNPGQNIVLVGLTQISDPLLNFLIVQQLALVLEQSEFGWYGYVISLLGISSKISDFSSNTILVREYCKEYNRIVVSSYFSVRVILILISLILFVIISWNTIEVGHQLLPFLVLLLLFLPRIDSLRSTVNSIARSQFLSSNILYVTVVEGFLVLLVIILGSKLSIFSITYFIISISFVYTIGTLYLFSRIGFSLREIFIFPKIGTITSVIRQSSPLIIITISDLVINSGIIVYIKMRYGYTSTAEFSVVQRLYLPLMFIPASIAYGMVPFWVNQQTVSLTKCSIIRTLNWLVVTGLIILGFIIGYRNEILGGLFGSNYIDSSTTLLYIYYSVPAAFISFFIGEYLIAVGKTMEVIVSRLFNIIVFIVIVLAFGNSLEAIALAFSIATLCGSIYLLVKCKQSISLREISREDLSLYIFPMILFICINYLKSSVILWIVPFSLIYLLVTYKSGIFRINYVGK from the coding sequence GTGATATCTAAATTTAATCCGGGACAGAACATTGTATTGGTAGGATTAACACAGATTTCTGATCCACTGCTAAATTTTCTAATTGTACAACAGCTGGCGCTTGTATTAGAACAATCTGAATTTGGCTGGTATGGTTATGTTATTTCCTTGCTGGGTATATCCTCGAAGATTAGTGATTTTTCATCGAACACTATTCTTGTTAGGGAGTATTGCAAAGAATATAATAGAATAGTTGTTTCAAGTTATTTTTCTGTAAGAGTAATTCTTATCTTAATTTCGCTTATTTTATTTGTTATTATTTCGTGGAATACAATCGAAGTAGGGCACCAATTACTTCCGTTTCTTGTCTTGCTGCTTCTGTTTCTGCCAAGAATTGATAGTTTACGATCGACTGTTAATTCTATAGCGCGTTCCCAATTCCTGAGCTCTAATATTCTATATGTTACTGTTGTAGAAGGCTTTCTTGTTTTACTGGTTATTATTTTAGGTTCCAAATTAAGTATATTTTCAATTACCTATTTTATTATTTCAATATCATTTGTATATACAATTGGAACACTCTATTTGTTTTCAAGGATAGGATTCAGTTTAAGGGAAATATTCATCTTTCCAAAGATTGGCACAATTACTTCCGTGATTAGGCAGTCTTCACCTTTAATTATAATTACAATTAGTGATTTGGTAATCAACAGTGGAATAATAGTATATATAAAAATGAGATATGGTTATACAAGTACTGCTGAATTTAGTGTTGTTCAGCGCTTGTATCTTCCACTTATGTTTATTCCTGCCAGTATTGCATATGGAATGGTTCCATTTTGGGTGAATCAACAAACCGTATCATTAACAAAGTGTTCAATTATTAGAACATTAAACTGGTTAGTAGTTACTGGTTTGATAATACTGGGATTTATTATAGGATATCGTAATGAAATATTAGGTGGGCTTTTTGGTTCAAATTATATTGATAGTTCAACTACTCTCTTGTATATATATTACTCAGTTCCAGCAGCCTTTATATCCTTTTTCATAGGTGAGTATTTGATAGCTGTTGGCAAGACAATGGAAGTGATCGTTAGTAGATTATTTAATATTATTGTCTTCATTGTGATTGTACTTGCTTTTGGTAATTCTCTTGAAGCTATTGCGTTGGCTTTTTCAATCGCAACACTTTGTGGTTCGATATATTTGCTTGTTAAGTGTAAGCAGAGTATAAGTCTGAGAGAAATATCACGAGAAGATTTATCACTCTATATATTCCCAATGATTCTCTTTATTTGTATTAATTATTTAAAATCGTCTGTAATATTATGGATTGTTCCCTTTAGTTTAATTTATTTGTTAGTAACATACAAATCTGGAATATTTCGGATAAATTATGTTGGAAAATAA
- a CDS encoding nucleotide sugar dehydrogenase yields the protein MSVSAGNLKEKIDNRTATIGVIGLGYVGLPLAVEYALAGFRTVGIDTHSGKVESLKAGHNYIADIPADRWEKVKQAGLFTATTDYSSCAGIDIFFICVPTPFTDNKEPDISFIINSARGILPHLRPGQLVILKSTTFPTTTEYHVMPVLNESGLKVGYDYFLAFSPERIDPGNTKWHTGNTPVVVGGVTPACTDLAAHITRAIISSVHTVSSPRVAEMEKLLENIFRSVNIALVNELALMCDRVGGINVWEVIGAAATKPFGFMPFYPGPGIGGHCILIDPYYLSWFAKAWDFHSDFIELAAKTNEFMPFYVRDTIIKMIARMPVTIQDARILILGVAFKKNVDDTRHSPALRVMELLRQEGLANLSYHDPFVPSVHVGHEEFRSVPLNADTLASADLVVVTTDHSSFDWEFISRHSRQIFDTRNAAFAFTSDRIAVLGDGKP from the coding sequence ATGAGTGTTTCTGCCGGAAATCTGAAGGAGAAAATAGACAACCGGACGGCCACCATCGGTGTGATCGGACTGGGATATGTCGGATTGCCACTGGCTGTCGAATATGCACTGGCAGGTTTCAGGACGGTTGGGATTGACACGCATTCAGGTAAGGTAGAAAGCCTGAAAGCGGGGCATAACTACATTGCGGATATTCCTGCCGACCGGTGGGAAAAGGTGAAACAGGCAGGTTTATTCACTGCTACCACCGATTATTCGTCCTGTGCCGGCATTGATATCTTCTTTATCTGTGTACCCACCCCGTTTACCGATAACAAAGAACCCGATATTTCCTTCATTATCAACTCGGCACGGGGAATTCTGCCACACCTTCGCCCCGGACAGCTGGTTATTCTGAAGAGCACCACTTTTCCCACTACCACCGAGTACCACGTTATGCCGGTTCTGAATGAGTCGGGACTGAAGGTGGGTTATGACTACTTTCTGGCGTTTTCTCCGGAACGGATTGATCCGGGAAATACCAAATGGCACACCGGAAACACACCGGTTGTAGTGGGTGGTGTAACACCGGCTTGTACCGATCTTGCAGCCCACATCACCCGGGCCATCATTTCCTCGGTACACACGGTTTCATCACCTCGGGTGGCCGAAATGGAGAAACTACTCGAAAATATTTTCAGGTCGGTTAACATTGCGCTGGTCAATGAACTGGCTCTGATGTGTGACCGTGTTGGCGGTATCAATGTCTGGGAGGTGATCGGGGCTGCCGCCACCAAGCCATTTGGCTTCATGCCCTTCTACCCGGGGCCCGGCATTGGCGGACATTGTATCCTCATCGATCCGTATTATCTGAGCTGGTTTGCCAAGGCCTGGGATTTTCACTCCGATTTTATAGAACTGGCTGCCAAGACCAACGAATTCATGCCGTTTTATGTGCGGGATACCATCATTAAAATGATCGCCCGCATGCCGGTCACCATTCAGGATGCCCGTATTCTGATACTGGGCGTGGCCTTTAAGAAAAATGTGGATGATACCCGGCACAGCCCGGCGCTGCGGGTGATGGAATTGCTCCGGCAGGAAGGACTGGCCAATCTTTCTTACCACGATCCGTTCGTTCCCTCGGTTCATGTCGGGCATGAGGAATTCCGATCGGTACCTCTGAACGCCGACACACTGGCTTCAGCCGATTTAGTGGTGGTTACCACCGACCACTCGTCGTTCGATTGGGAGTTTATCTCCCGCCATTCCCGTCAGATATTTGACACCCGAAATGCTGCCTTTGCTTTTACATCCGACCGGATTGCGGTTCTGGGGGATGGAAAACCCTGA
- a CDS encoding response regulator yields the protein MTILYIEDDYEYHNMVDFMLEPLKVKTLHAYSVQEGIDMLKSNKVSFILSDINMEGMDGLSFLAAIKRDKVLSRIPIVIVTGDPSSEKARFANEQGAVGFLSKPFTQNELAYLVKTFAVLGDIYSTLDASEEILMRKKQKLMMSLAKNSLERDFEKAITSYIGGLNEIFDFDAISFYQRTPSGEFSLLKEGGTVNFPMEARVVRGHQTPSLTRLYDEKTEVFSNDALNIPDHHIRNWAHKYNLTSEIILPFLNLDDKDFLLGAGTNRKTVQLDGFFWGFRNAIFSTGESDIIKRLSVQANPILSHLSNSTLKKKLF from the coding sequence ATGACCATTTTATATATTGAAGACGATTACGAATACCACAACATGGTCGATTTCATGCTTGAACCGCTGAAGGTGAAAACCCTTCACGCCTACAGCGTTCAGGAGGGGATTGACATGCTCAAGTCAAACAAGGTGAGTTTTATCCTGAGTGACATCAACATGGAAGGAATGGATGGCCTTTCCTTTCTGGCTGCCATCAAGCGGGATAAGGTTCTCAGCCGGATTCCCATCGTGATCGTCACTGGTGATCCGAGCAGTGAGAAAGCCCGTTTTGCCAATGAACAGGGCGCTGTTGGATTTCTCTCCAAGCCATTCACACAGAACGAACTGGCCTATCTTGTCAAGACTTTTGCGGTACTCGGTGATATCTATTCAACACTTGACGCATCTGAAGAAATTCTGATGCGAAAAAAACAGAAACTCATGATGAGCCTGGCTAAAAACTCACTTGAACGTGATTTTGAGAAGGCCATTACCTCCTACATCGGCGGATTAAATGAAATCTTTGACTTTGATGCCATTTCCTTTTATCAGCGGACACCCTCAGGCGAATTTTCGCTTCTGAAAGAAGGCGGAACGGTAAACTTCCCGATGGAAGCCCGGGTGGTCAGAGGTCATCAGACCCCCTCCCTGACAAGGTTGTATGACGAAAAAACAGAGGTTTTCAGCAATGATGCACTGAACATTCCCGATCATCACATCCGCAATTGGGCTCACAAGTACAACCTGACTTCTGAAATTATCCTCCCCTTCCTGAACCTGGATGACAAGGACTTTTTGCTTGGTGCAGGAACCAACCGGAAAACGGTTCAGCTTGACGGCTTTTTCTGGGGATTCAGGAATGCCATCTTCTCGACGGGTGAAAGCGATATCATCAAGCGGTTATCGGTGCAGGCCAATCCGATTTTAAGTCACCTGTCCAATTCAACCCTGAAGAAAAAGTTGTTCTGA
- a CDS encoding SLBB domain-containing protein, which yields MIRSVFLFSLLALQVSMHSSGWAQSDEGSSRSSFGSSSMVGLIPISVTIGGDFPFAGSYQAAPTERIDLFITRIVNAALTQSRELTFWEKSGMSRWGLPLRGLVIRRADGTTIPVDLLKYRLTGDLSMNPYLRNDDFIQFPVYKSDRNFVSVYGAVKRPGRVQFVEGDRLADVIQLVDGFDTSHETVDRIEISRLNQAGTREEIISVSPNAEVPLQMGDRIRVVAADKFKYDYKILVVGEVFNPGFISITRNTTTLHEVLKKAGGLKPDGSLDYARYFSGATVSGQLRKAIEDTRIQTEGQYLGPLTQYLSIEPQLNIMEMARMSSLTVEDSATFSLDNQVRLLQQGDFVDLTGLPDPASAVSQTIVQDGDVIIIPKKPTSVYVFGQVKRIGNLPYIAGKDFQFYIEQSGGLGEEATGEIYVIKGKSRSWLKVGEQSIKLEPGDFIWAAKEVKRPFSYWLNVAGGVSAVIGSVATVMLLIIQLGK from the coding sequence ATGATCAGATCTGTCTTTCTTTTCTCCTTGCTTGCATTGCAAGTCTCCATGCATTCTTCAGGATGGGCCCAGTCAGATGAGGGGAGCAGTCGCTCCTCCTTTGGCTCTTCCTCAATGGTGGGATTGATTCCGATTTCCGTTACCATTGGCGGAGATTTTCCCTTTGCAGGCAGCTACCAGGCGGCACCCACCGAACGGATTGATCTGTTCATCACCCGTATTGTCAATGCTGCGCTTACACAAAGCAGGGAGCTGACGTTCTGGGAAAAGTCGGGAATGTCACGTTGGGGGTTGCCGCTCAGAGGACTGGTCATCCGCCGGGCAGATGGCACCACCATTCCGGTCGACCTGTTGAAATACCGGCTCACCGGTGATCTTTCCATGAATCCCTATCTGCGAAACGATGACTTTATTCAATTTCCGGTATATAAATCGGATCGGAATTTTGTTTCGGTATATGGCGCGGTGAAACGTCCGGGGCGTGTACAGTTTGTGGAAGGGGACCGGCTGGCTGATGTCATTCAATTGGTGGATGGGTTTGACACCAGCCATGAAACTGTTGACCGGATTGAAATTTCCCGTTTGAATCAGGCAGGTACCAGGGAAGAAATTATTTCTGTCTCTCCGAATGCGGAGGTACCCCTTCAGATGGGTGACCGGATCAGGGTGGTGGCTGCCGATAAATTCAAGTATGATTATAAAATTCTGGTGGTGGGTGAGGTCTTTAATCCGGGTTTTATCTCCATTACCCGAAATACCACCACCTTACACGAGGTCCTCAAAAAGGCGGGTGGCCTCAAGCCGGATGGATCACTCGACTATGCCAGATATTTCAGCGGAGCAACGGTCAGTGGTCAATTGCGCAAAGCCATCGAGGATACCCGAATTCAGACCGAGGGCCAATATCTCGGACCTCTTACACAATACCTTTCCATCGAGCCGCAATTGAACATCATGGAGATGGCACGGATGTCTTCTCTGACGGTGGAAGATTCTGCCACGTTTTCCCTGGATAATCAGGTTCGTCTGCTTCAACAGGGTGATTTCGTTGATCTTACCGGATTGCCAGACCCCGCTTCGGCAGTGAGTCAGACCATTGTTCAGGACGGTGATGTGATTATCATTCCAAAAAAGCCCACCTCTGTATACGTGTTTGGCCAGGTCAAACGGATTGGTAACCTTCCATATATAGCCGGGAAGGACTTTCAATTTTACATTGAACAGTCGGGCGGCTTGGGCGAAGAGGCGACTGGCGAGATTTATGTGATTAAGGGAAAGTCACGATCCTGGCTTAAGGTCGGGGAACAATCCATCAAGTTAGAACCGGGTGATTTCATCTGGGCAGCCAAGGAAGTAAAGCGACCCTTTTCCTACTGGCTAAATGTGGCAGGTGGGGTTTCTGCTGTTATTGGGTCGGTTGCAACGGTAATGTTGTTAATTATTCAGTTGGGGAAATAG